From the Solibacillus sp. FSL R5-0449 genome, one window contains:
- a CDS encoding Gfo/Idh/MocA family oxidoreductase — protein MKIGIIGTDSTHAIAFSERLQKKGHKLFAYRGGSAIDLSRNRIERISAELNDSGIPFMTTLQELSDICDAFIITSADASQHFGQFADLAALEKPIFIDKPLALNYEQASSIVELANEKGTPLMSCSALRFADEIQLAKSKESIEAVDIISPLPMLQEFDYFYYGIHAVEMISALKGTSVKDIAVTFNEQQHFITFTFQDGTVSSIRGYLQHRQSFQFVAHTQQQSEWFEIAEGDLRFYDRLIDMIEQFFIEKKSPIDQTDMLQTIKLLERITNIAGAH, from the coding sequence ATGAAAATAGGGATAATCGGAACGGATTCAACCCATGCAATCGCGTTCAGTGAAAGGCTGCAGAAAAAAGGTCACAAGCTATTCGCTTATCGGGGAGGCTCTGCAATTGATTTGAGCAGAAACCGGATTGAACGAATCTCTGCGGAGTTGAATGATAGTGGAATTCCTTTTATGACAACACTACAGGAACTGTCAGATATTTGCGATGCGTTTATCATTACATCGGCTGATGCATCACAACATTTCGGGCAATTTGCAGATTTGGCTGCTTTGGAAAAACCTATTTTTATCGATAAACCACTGGCACTAAATTATGAGCAGGCGAGTTCTATTGTAGAACTTGCCAATGAAAAGGGAACGCCCTTGATGAGCTGCTCGGCTTTGCGATTTGCTGATGAAATTCAATTGGCAAAATCTAAAGAGAGCATCGAGGCAGTGGATATCATCTCACCACTGCCGATGCTGCAGGAATTTGACTATTTCTATTATGGAATCCATGCAGTGGAAATGATCAGTGCGTTAAAAGGCACATCTGTCAAAGACATAGCCGTTACCTTTAATGAGCAGCAACACTTTATCACGTTCACCTTTCAGGATGGGACGGTCTCTTCAATTAGAGGGTACTTACAGCATCGTCAAAGTTTTCAATTTGTAGCACATACACAGCAGCAAAGTGAATGGTTTGAAATTGCTGAAGGCGATCTCCGATTTTATGATCGACTGATTGATATGATAGAACAATTTTTTATTGAGAAAAAAAGCCCTATTGATCAAACCGATATGTTGCAAACAATAAAGCTGCTGGAACGAATAACGAATATTGCCGGAGCTCACTGA